One stretch of Siphonobacter curvatus DNA includes these proteins:
- a CDS encoding transketolase: MLETELKQLAGELRLKTLELYKMANAGHIGCSMSCLDLMIGSLVKQKRDSEVFILSKGHAAAALYTCLNHLGEISDDTLQTFYKNDTTLPAHPAPNKHTGIPFATGSLGHGLPIATGIAKANQLSGEDALTFVLMSDGETNEGTTWEALHFAVNNQLDQLVVLIDRNRLQGFGHTQDILGDSADPRKYEVLGADVVEIDGHDIATIIQTIEQLRTQRNGKPKVVVANTIKGKGISYMENRMEWHYLPMSADLYAQAQKDVIEAYQLSVEHVL; encoded by the coding sequence ATGTTGGAAACTGAATTGAAACAATTAGCCGGGGAACTGCGACTAAAGACGCTCGAGCTCTACAAAATGGCCAATGCGGGTCATATTGGCTGTTCGATGAGTTGCCTTGATTTGATGATCGGATCGCTCGTCAAACAAAAGCGGGATTCGGAAGTCTTCATCCTATCCAAAGGACACGCCGCAGCGGCTTTGTATACGTGCCTGAATCATCTCGGTGAAATTTCGGACGACACCCTGCAGACGTTCTATAAAAATGATACAACGCTTCCGGCTCACCCCGCTCCCAATAAACATACGGGCATTCCCTTTGCTACGGGTTCCCTAGGCCACGGACTGCCCATTGCCACGGGTATTGCCAAAGCCAATCAGCTCAGCGGTGAGGACGCTCTGACGTTCGTTTTGATGTCGGACGGTGAAACCAATGAAGGGACAACTTGGGAAGCTTTACACTTTGCCGTAAACAATCAGCTCGATCAGTTAGTAGTATTAATCGACCGGAATCGTTTGCAGGGATTTGGCCACACCCAGGATATTCTAGGTGATTCGGCGGACCCCCGCAAATACGAAGTGTTGGGAGCTGACGTCGTTGAGATCGATGGCCATGACATTGCGACGATCATTCAAACGATTGAACAGCTACGCACCCAACGCAACGGCAAGCCGAAAGTAGTCGTCGCCAATACCATTAAAGGCAAAGGCATCTCGTACATGGAAAACCGCATGGAGTGGCACTACCTACCCATGTCAGCGGACCTGTACGCCCAGGCCCAAAAAGACGTCATCGAAGCGTATCAACTATCTGTAGAACACGTTCTTTAG
- a CDS encoding GDP-mannose 4,6-dehydratase, with product MTELLRDDILQLRGPIFVYGASGFIGAALFEKIFAVRKDVYTLTHDARKAWRLKLLDVPAENVIHCDIVSPTSVKGVFDELQPKTVFNLAAYGAYSKQQNVILTYETNVIGTVNILENCTPETVYIHAGSSSEYGFNCTAPAETDPVEPNSHYAVSKVSSAYLIQFYHQVQRKKAVNLRLYSIYGDWEEPDRLIPRLVENVRKGQLPPLVSPEISRDFVYVDDCIAAFVKAALADFNVIGGNSYNIASGVKTTIADLVKTVQEHFGINQEAVYGTMQNRKWDLAEWYGDPSAARRDLNWEAQYTLAQGLRRTYDWQERHQYEERIIPAFQNPYLNPVISAIIACYKDAQAMPYMYERLVKTFNAMKVRYEIIFVNDRSPDNTEQVLEELCAKDPNVIGITHSRNFGSQSAFLSGMEISTGDAVVLMDGDLQDPPEIIPDFYEKWQEGYEVVYGTRVQREMKPHMHVFYKLFYRIFQSLSYIPIPRDAGDFSMIDRKVVKELVALPETEQFLRGLRAWVGFKQTGVPYVRPERMFGVSTNNWRKNIGWAKKAIFSFSFVPLELMSYAGFTLTGLSVLGIFYQILAKYFIAPDTPQGFTTVIILITLFGGLTLMGLSFLGEYISKIFEETKKRPKFIRTIVRKGGKKYQTSEEIKTLVTQQKK from the coding sequence ATGACCGAATTATTACGTGACGATATTTTGCAGTTGCGAGGGCCCATCTTCGTGTATGGAGCCAGTGGGTTTATCGGAGCTGCCCTGTTTGAAAAGATTTTTGCCGTTCGCAAGGACGTGTATACCCTCACCCACGATGCCCGCAAAGCCTGGCGACTGAAATTACTCGACGTACCGGCGGAGAATGTCATTCACTGTGACATTGTTTCGCCCACGTCCGTAAAGGGGGTTTTTGATGAACTGCAACCCAAAACCGTCTTCAATCTGGCGGCGTACGGGGCGTACTCCAAGCAGCAGAACGTCATTCTTACCTACGAAACCAACGTCATCGGTACGGTAAACATTCTGGAAAACTGTACGCCGGAGACCGTGTATATTCACGCAGGCAGCAGTTCTGAATACGGATTTAACTGTACAGCTCCCGCCGAAACGGATCCGGTTGAACCGAACAGTCACTATGCGGTCTCGAAGGTTTCTTCGGCGTATCTGATTCAGTTTTACCACCAGGTACAACGCAAAAAAGCGGTCAACTTACGGCTGTATTCCATTTACGGCGATTGGGAAGAACCCGATCGGCTAATTCCACGTCTGGTGGAGAACGTTCGAAAAGGACAACTTCCTCCGCTGGTATCCCCCGAAATTTCCCGCGATTTTGTGTACGTGGATGACTGTATTGCCGCCTTTGTGAAAGCGGCTCTGGCCGACTTCAACGTCATTGGTGGTAATTCCTATAACATTGCCTCGGGGGTGAAAACCACCATCGCCGATCTCGTCAAAACCGTACAGGAACATTTCGGGATCAACCAGGAAGCGGTCTACGGCACCATGCAAAACCGCAAGTGGGATTTGGCCGAGTGGTATGGCGATCCTTCAGCCGCCCGCCGGGATCTGAACTGGGAAGCTCAGTATACGCTGGCTCAAGGTTTACGACGCACCTATGATTGGCAGGAGCGACATCAGTACGAAGAACGCATCATTCCGGCCTTCCAGAATCCGTATCTGAATCCGGTTATTTCGGCCATCATCGCCTGTTACAAGGATGCCCAGGCGATGCCTTACATGTACGAACGCCTCGTCAAGACGTTCAATGCGATGAAGGTGCGGTACGAAATCATTTTCGTGAACGACCGCTCGCCCGATAATACGGAACAAGTGCTGGAAGAGTTGTGTGCTAAAGATCCTAACGTGATTGGCATCACACACTCGCGGAATTTTGGTAGTCAATCGGCGTTCCTCAGTGGGATGGAAATCTCAACGGGTGATGCTGTTGTCCTGATGGATGGTGACTTACAGGATCCACCGGAGATTATTCCCGACTTCTACGAAAAGTGGCAAGAAGGCTACGAAGTGGTCTACGGAACGCGGGTGCAGCGGGAAATGAAACCGCACATGCACGTGTTCTACAAACTCTTTTACCGAATTTTCCAAAGTCTGAGTTACATCCCCATCCCCCGCGATGCCGGTGATTTCTCCATGATTGACCGGAAAGTGGTAAAAGAACTGGTCGCTCTCCCCGAAACCGAGCAATTCCTGCGGGGATTACGGGCCTGGGTGGGCTTCAAGCAAACGGGAGTTCCCTATGTACGGCCTGAGCGGATGTTTGGCGTATCGACCAACAACTGGCGGAAAAACATTGGCTGGGCGAAAAAGGCCATTTTCTCCTTCAGTTTCGTACCGCTGGAACTGATGAGCTACGCAGGTTTCACCCTCACGGGACTTTCCGTACTGGGCATTTTCTATCAGATTCTGGCCAAGTATTTCATTGCACCGGATACCCCACAGGGCTTTACTACGGTTATTATCCTGATTACGCTGTTCGGCGGTTTAACCTTGATGGGGCTGTCGTTCCTAGGCGAGTACATCAGTAAGATTTTTGAAGAAACGAAAAAACGGCCCAAGTTCATCCGAACGATCGTCCGTAAAGGCGGAAAGAAATACCAGACGTCCGAAGAGATCAAAACGCTGGTTACGCAACAGAAAAAGTAG
- a CDS encoding transketolase family protein yields MRKEFSEAIEKLGAADEKLVFITGDLGYNALENVQKTLGPRFINAGVAEQNMVGMAAGLAYRGYKVFCYSIAPFIVYRCLEQFRNDVCLHNLPVFLVGNGGGYGYGIMGSSHHAIEDMAALSPLQNVKCWVPAFADEVELSIESMVREARPAYLRLGYGKNAPSFERESGSFRILRTYPDAQGTVVALGPVAQNVLTALEQSGQPWNVLTALTLPLQLTDEVATLLESAGHVLVAEEHVSIGGLAQQLSVQVLERGLSLKSFKSLRAEGYPGGLYGDQAYHQQRSHLDPDSIVQALTL; encoded by the coding sequence ATGAGAAAAGAATTTAGTGAAGCCATTGAAAAACTGGGAGCGGCGGATGAGAAACTCGTATTCATTACGGGTGATTTAGGTTACAACGCTCTTGAAAATGTGCAGAAAACGCTGGGGCCCCGCTTCATCAATGCCGGTGTAGCCGAGCAAAATATGGTCGGTATGGCCGCCGGATTAGCCTACCGGGGTTACAAGGTCTTTTGTTATTCCATTGCTCCGTTCATTGTCTATCGCTGTCTGGAGCAGTTCCGCAATGATGTTTGTCTGCACAACCTGCCCGTTTTTCTAGTGGGAAATGGCGGTGGCTACGGCTACGGGATCATGGGGAGTTCGCACCACGCCATTGAAGATATGGCGGCTCTGAGTCCGCTACAAAATGTCAAGTGCTGGGTACCCGCCTTTGCCGACGAAGTGGAACTCAGCATCGAAAGCATGGTACGGGAAGCACGTCCGGCTTATCTGCGATTAGGCTACGGAAAAAATGCGCCTTCGTTTGAACGTGAATCGGGTTCCTTCCGCATTCTGCGTACGTACCCCGATGCTCAGGGTACAGTAGTAGCCCTGGGACCAGTGGCTCAGAATGTACTGACGGCTTTGGAACAATCGGGTCAGCCATGGAATGTACTTACGGCTCTTACCCTGCCCTTACAGCTTACGGATGAAGTAGCAACCTTACTCGAATCCGCCGGCCATGTGTTGGTGGCTGAAGAGCACGTTAGCATTGGTGGATTGGCTCAGCAATTATCAGTACAGGTACTCGAACGTGGCCTTTCGCTGAAATCGTTTAAAAGTCTACGGGCCGAGGGCTATCCGGGTGGGTTGTACGGCGATCAGGCGTATCACCAGCAACGTTCTCACCTCGATCCCGACTCCATTGTTCAAGCCTTAACTCTGTAA
- a CDS encoding glycosyltransferase family 2 protein, producing the protein MSVLLSIVMPAYNEEEIIETVVQNWSAFLEKYFQPLGETRLIVVNDGSKDSTGAKLDQIAPKYPLLMVVHQKNGGHGNAVVHAYRKAVEINSEWVFQTDSDDQFVAEDVLKLWEKRNESEFIMGFRQVRHDATFRLFVTRVLKYSLYAVYGTFISDSNIPFRLIKGSLLKKLLAQLPTPLPFAPNIFLAIMARKAGNKTFDIPITHKERATGEVSIQKMKLLKVCWQSFQELFKFRQELNSKVKAIKS; encoded by the coding sequence ATGTCTGTTCTGCTATCCATTGTAATGCCTGCCTACAACGAGGAGGAAATTATTGAAACCGTTGTTCAAAATTGGTCGGCATTCCTTGAAAAATACTTTCAACCCCTTGGCGAAACTCGCCTGATTGTTGTAAACGACGGCTCTAAAGATTCAACCGGAGCCAAATTAGATCAAATTGCTCCGAAGTACCCTCTACTGATGGTGGTCCACCAGAAAAATGGAGGTCACGGAAATGCCGTTGTACATGCGTATCGGAAAGCCGTTGAAATTAACTCAGAATGGGTGTTTCAAACGGATTCTGACGATCAGTTCGTAGCAGAAGATGTACTGAAACTTTGGGAAAAACGGAATGAATCCGAATTTATCATGGGCTTCCGCCAAGTACGGCACGATGCGACATTCCGGCTTTTTGTAACCCGGGTTTTGAAGTACTCGCTGTACGCCGTTTACGGTACGTTCATCTCCGATAGTAATATTCCTTTCCGCCTCATCAAAGGAAGTCTGCTTAAGAAGCTGCTCGCTCAGCTTCCGACGCCGCTGCCGTTTGCCCCCAATATCTTCCTGGCTATCATGGCTCGTAAGGCGGGTAACAAAACCTTTGATATCCCCATTACGCACAAGGAACGGGCAACCGGTGAGGTTTCCATTCAAAAAATGAAATTACTGAAAGTGTGTTGGCAAAGCTTCCAGGAGCTCTTCAAATTCCGCCAGGAGCTCAACTCAAAAGTGAAAGCCATCAAATCCTAA
- a CDS encoding protoporphyrinogen/coproporphyrinogen oxidase, translating to MNYQYVIIGSGPTGLGAAYRLKELGITDFLVLEKEDHIGGLATSFVDEQGFTWDVGGHVQFSHYKYFDDLMLKALGADGWLTHQRESWVWIENRFVPYPFQNNIKYLSQDTMWKCLDGLIDLYKNPFQGKPKNFREWILATQGRGLGEVFMFPYNFKVWAYPTEDMNAVWVGERVSVVDLHRITKNILFNNDDYSWGPNATFQFPKHGGTGGIWEAVGDLVGRENILLNAEVTNVDAQQKQITLADGRTVGYQTLLNTMPVDLFTKKVQGLDPAVVEKAQGLKHSSTNVIGIGLKGQPKAELATKCWMYFPESNSPYYRITVFSNYSPNNVPDINTQWSLMVEVSESPKKPVNQETLMAETIQALLEDGLIESADDIISKFHIRFEYGYPTPSVERDGILKTVLPALEPFDIYSRGRFGAWKYEVSNQDHSLMQGVEWANRVAMNVPELSLFFPDTANAMWGK from the coding sequence ATGAATTATCAGTATGTAATTATTGGGTCAGGCCCAACGGGTCTGGGGGCGGCGTATCGTTTGAAAGAACTGGGCATTACCGATTTCCTGGTTCTGGAAAAAGAAGACCATATTGGAGGGCTGGCCACCAGTTTCGTTGATGAACAAGGCTTTACCTGGGACGTAGGCGGACACGTCCAGTTTTCTCACTATAAGTATTTTGACGACCTGATGCTGAAGGCTCTTGGAGCCGATGGCTGGTTGACGCACCAACGCGAAAGCTGGGTCTGGATTGAGAACCGTTTCGTACCCTATCCCTTCCAGAACAACATCAAATACCTCTCGCAGGATACGATGTGGAAGTGTCTGGATGGCCTGATTGACCTGTACAAGAATCCTTTCCAAGGTAAGCCTAAAAACTTCCGCGAGTGGATTTTAGCTACGCAGGGCCGGGGTCTGGGTGAGGTTTTCATGTTCCCGTATAACTTCAAGGTTTGGGCGTATCCAACCGAAGACATGAACGCCGTATGGGTAGGCGAACGCGTATCCGTTGTGGATTTACACCGCATTACCAAAAATATCTTATTCAATAACGACGATTATTCCTGGGGCCCCAATGCCACCTTCCAGTTCCCCAAACATGGCGGTACGGGAGGCATCTGGGAAGCCGTAGGTGATCTGGTGGGTCGCGAAAACATTCTGCTCAACGCCGAAGTAACCAACGTTGATGCCCAACAAAAGCAGATTACGCTGGCCGATGGTCGTACGGTAGGATATCAGACGTTACTGAATACCATGCCCGTGGATTTGTTCACGAAAAAGGTACAGGGCCTCGACCCAGCCGTTGTGGAGAAAGCTCAGGGCCTCAAGCACTCGTCAACTAACGTGATTGGTATTGGTCTGAAAGGCCAACCCAAAGCAGAACTGGCGACGAAATGCTGGATGTACTTCCCCGAATCCAATAGTCCCTACTACCGGATTACGGTATTCTCGAACTACTCCCCCAACAACGTACCCGACATTAATACGCAGTGGTCGTTAATGGTGGAAGTGAGTGAGTCACCCAAGAAACCCGTGAACCAGGAAACGCTGATGGCTGAAACCATCCAGGCGTTGCTGGAAGATGGACTCATCGAATCAGCCGACGACATCATTTCTAAATTCCATATTCGTTTCGAGTACGGTTATCCCACGCCAAGTGTTGAACGCGACGGCATTCTGAAAACCGTATTACCCGCTCTGGAACCCTTTGACATCTACTCCCGTGGTCGCTTCGGTGCCTGGAAGTACGAAGTTTCCAACCAGGATCACTCCCTGATGCAGGGCGTGGAATGGGCCAACCGAGTAGCGATGAACGTACCCGAACTCTCACTCTTCTTCCCCGACACCGCTAACGCCATGTGGGGTAAGTAA
- a CDS encoding MBOAT family O-acyltransferase, translating into MVFNSLQFLLFFGIVTLSYFSLRWSGRWLLLLLASCYFYLIFVPKYILILFGTIVIDYIAGIWIENTKNPRNRKALLLLSLVANVGILAFFKYFNFIAENVEAVLHLLGNTRHIPRLGMDLLPGIILPIGLSFHTFQAMSYTIEVYRGNQKAERHFGIYALYVMFYPQLVAGPIERPQNVLWQFHEYFPYNWENVKEGLMRMAWGLFKKVVIAERLAMVVDPAYANISDHNGTSLWVATIFYSFQIYCDFSGYSDIAIGAAKVMGFTLMENFKSPYEAASISEFWRRWHISLSTWFRDYIYIPLGGSRVSPARQYFNRFAVFFVSGIWHGASWNFVIWGTLHGLYQTLAQIRDKFMEKRSIQVPTALWYRLFQVILTFGLVTLTWVFFRAVTLGDAYRVFKGLASISIHDTLQTPLNATEMWFSIALVAFMMWKEYRYFLIPTKKNGPFWTVFTLLILSCYFFGVFSSNQFIYFQF; encoded by the coding sequence ATGGTTTTTAATTCCCTTCAATTTCTTCTCTTTTTCGGAATCGTAACGCTTAGTTATTTTAGTCTCCGGTGGAGTGGACGCTGGCTATTACTATTACTGGCCAGTTGTTATTTCTATCTCATCTTCGTTCCCAAGTATATTCTGATTCTTTTTGGAACGATTGTCATTGATTACATCGCAGGTATCTGGATTGAAAATACCAAAAATCCCCGCAACCGAAAAGCCTTACTATTACTGAGTCTGGTGGCGAATGTGGGTATTCTGGCTTTTTTCAAATACTTCAATTTTATTGCCGAAAATGTGGAAGCCGTTTTGCATCTGCTGGGCAATACGCGGCATATTCCGCGGCTTGGGATGGATTTGCTACCGGGCATTATCTTACCGATTGGTCTGTCGTTTCACACCTTCCAGGCCATGAGTTACACCATTGAAGTGTACCGGGGCAATCAGAAAGCCGAACGTCATTTTGGGATCTATGCTCTGTACGTGATGTTCTATCCGCAGCTGGTGGCGGGACCGATCGAACGTCCGCAGAACGTACTTTGGCAGTTCCACGAATACTTCCCTTATAATTGGGAGAATGTCAAGGAAGGACTCATGCGAATGGCCTGGGGCCTTTTTAAAAAGGTAGTCATTGCCGAACGGCTGGCAATGGTCGTAGACCCGGCCTACGCCAACATTAGCGATCATAACGGTACGAGTCTCTGGGTGGCAACCATTTTCTACAGCTTTCAAATCTACTGCGATTTTTCGGGCTATTCAGACATCGCCATCGGAGCGGCCAAAGTGATGGGCTTTACCCTGATGGAAAACTTCAAGTCCCCGTACGAAGCTGCTTCAATTTCCGAATTCTGGCGTCGCTGGCACATTTCCCTGTCTACCTGGTTTCGCGATTACATTTACATTCCACTGGGCGGTAGTCGGGTGTCGCCCGCTCGCCAGTATTTCAATCGATTTGCGGTCTTCTTTGTCAGCGGTATCTGGCACGGAGCCAGCTGGAACTTCGTCATTTGGGGTACCCTTCACGGGTTGTACCAGACGCTCGCCCAGATTCGGGATAAGTTCATGGAAAAACGGAGTATTCAGGTTCCTACGGCCCTGTGGTACCGCCTGTTTCAGGTCATCCTGACGTTTGGGCTGGTAACCCTGACCTGGGTATTTTTCCGGGCGGTAACGCTGGGAGACGCGTACCGGGTATTCAAAGGGCTGGCTTCCATTTCCATCCACGACACTTTACAAACGCCGCTCAACGCTACGGAAATGTGGTTTAGTATCGCCCTGGTCGCGTTTATGATGTGGAAAGAGTACCGTTATTTTCTCATTCCGACCAAGAAAAACGGACCGTTCTGGACAGTGTTTACACTCCTGATTCTCAGCTGTTATTTCTTCGGAGTATTCAGTTCTAACCAGTTTATCTATTTTCAGTTTTAG
- a CDS encoding carboxymuconolactone decarboxylase family protein — protein sequence MFGIASETKKNLLAEIKLPETFESLWLDRLNATDHRYLKDLRINVQNVLKSQNLTKKEALLMALGVAINEKSQAAVIEAIESAAKAEGAEDKEIQEVAACVSLMNANNVFYRFRHFMDSETYNTMPAGIKMSIMMNPVLGKEYFELLSLAISAINGCEMCVTSHEASVRQHGASQARVFDAIRLAAIFKSFLTLL from the coding sequence ATGTTTGGCATTGCATCTGAAACTAAAAAGAACTTACTCGCTGAGATTAAATTGCCCGAGACTTTCGAAAGCCTCTGGCTCGACCGTCTGAATGCGACGGATCACCGATACCTGAAGGACCTGCGTATTAACGTACAAAACGTCCTGAAATCGCAGAACCTGACCAAGAAAGAAGCGTTATTGATGGCCCTCGGCGTGGCGATCAATGAGAAAAGTCAGGCTGCCGTGATTGAAGCCATCGAATCCGCTGCGAAAGCAGAAGGGGCAGAAGATAAAGAAATTCAGGAAGTAGCAGCCTGCGTTTCTTTGATGAACGCCAATAACGTATTCTACCGTTTCCGTCATTTCATGGACTCCGAAACGTACAATACGATGCCCGCGGGTATCAAGATGAGCATCATGATGAATCCGGTGCTGGGCAAGGAGTATTTCGAACTGTTGAGTCTGGCGATTTCGGCCATCAATGGTTGTGAAATGTGCGTGACTTCCCACGAAGCCAGTGTTCGTCAGCACGGAGCTAGCCAGGCTCGTGTATTCGATGCCATTCGTCTGGCCGCGATCTTCAAAAGCTTCCTGACTTTATTGTAA
- a CDS encoding peroxiredoxin, which translates to MANGMLGLGAQFPEFKKTAVVSLEKGNEFYDITSEDHKNAGKWLVLFWWPKDFTFVCPTEIAAFNQKASDFADRDALLIGASTDSEFVHLAWRKNHDDLRDLKFPMLADTSKSLAEELGILTADEKIAYRVTYIVDPQGIVRFVAANDLNVGRNVDEVLRVLDALQTDELCPCNWVKGEETINA; encoded by the coding sequence ATGGCAAATGGTATGCTGGGCTTAGGGGCCCAATTCCCAGAATTCAAGAAAACTGCCGTTGTATCTCTCGAAAAAGGCAACGAATTTTATGACATCACGAGTGAAGATCATAAAAACGCTGGAAAATGGCTGGTGCTGTTCTGGTGGCCTAAAGATTTCACGTTCGTATGCCCAACGGAAATCGCTGCTTTCAACCAGAAAGCTTCTGACTTCGCCGATCGCGATGCTCTGTTAATCGGTGCTTCTACGGATAGCGAATTCGTTCACCTGGCTTGGCGTAAAAACCATGATGATCTGCGTGATCTGAAATTCCCCATGCTGGCCGATACGTCAAAGTCACTGGCGGAAGAGCTGGGCATCCTGACTGCTGACGAAAAAATCGCTTACCGCGTAACATATATTGTTGATCCCCAAGGTATCGTTCGTTTCGTAGCGGCTAACGACCTGAACGTAGGTCGTAACGTGGACGAAGTACTGCGTGTACTCGACGCTCTGCAAACGGACGAACTTTGCCCCTGCAACTGGGTAAAAGGCGAAGAAACGATCAACGCCTAG
- a CDS encoding hydrogen peroxide-inducible genes activator — translation MTITQLEYLVAIADYGHFGKAADACSVTQPSLSMQIQKLEEELEVQLLDRKKQPTQPTEIGALIVQQARHVLQSCEKLKGIVDERKNELAGEVRLGVIPTVAPYLVPLFLKQFLNTYSDIRLKITEQNTESIIEQLKNGQLDIGLMATPFQDDMLKEYPLFYEELLVYVSPEHSLYYKKYAVPEELDPNELWLLEEGHCLRSQIEHLCQLTRQAADLHQIEYKAGSLETLKKMVNTSGGMTILPELATQDFTEDQLELIRYFQTPAPVREVGLVTSRNYLKEKIVAALSEEIQKVVPAKMLRQEERAVVSL, via the coding sequence ATGACGATCACACAACTCGAATACTTAGTGGCCATTGCTGACTACGGTCATTTTGGGAAAGCCGCCGATGCCTGCTCGGTTACGCAACCTTCGCTGAGTATGCAAATTCAGAAACTGGAGGAAGAACTGGAAGTACAACTGCTCGATCGCAAGAAGCAGCCCACTCAGCCCACCGAGATCGGTGCGTTGATTGTACAGCAGGCCCGGCACGTGTTACAATCCTGTGAAAAACTCAAAGGCATTGTTGACGAACGTAAGAATGAACTTGCTGGTGAGGTTCGTCTGGGCGTTATACCGACGGTTGCTCCGTACCTGGTTCCTTTGTTTCTGAAGCAGTTTTTGAATACCTACAGCGATATTCGGCTGAAGATTACCGAACAGAATACGGAAAGCATCATTGAACAGCTGAAAAACGGGCAACTCGACATCGGCCTGATGGCTACGCCTTTTCAGGATGATATGTTGAAGGAATATCCGCTGTTTTACGAAGAGCTGCTCGTGTACGTTTCACCCGAACATTCGCTGTACTACAAAAAATACGCGGTTCCCGAAGAGCTGGACCCCAACGAACTCTGGTTGCTGGAAGAAGGTCACTGTCTGCGTTCACAGATTGAGCACCTCTGCCAGCTAACCCGACAAGCGGCCGATCTTCACCAGATTGAATACAAAGCAGGCAGCTTAGAGACGCTCAAGAAAATGGTGAACACATCGGGTGGTATGACTATTCTGCCCGAACTGGCAACCCAGGATTTCACGGAAGATCAACTCGAACTGATTCGATACTTCCAGACACCCGCTCCCGTCCGGGAAGTCGGTCTGGTTACTAGCCGTAATTACCTCAAAGAGAAAATAGTAGCGGCTTTGTCTGAAGAAATTCAGAAAGTGGTACCCGCCAAAATGCTGCGACAGGAAGAACGGGCCGTGGTTAGTTTATAA